Proteins from one Planctomyces sp. SH-PL62 genomic window:
- the gcvPB gene encoding aminomethyl-transferring glycine dehydrogenase subunit GcvPB: MYKLDLPPLLFESSRPGRSTAILPPSDVPAVPLDQLIPADQLQTSPPSLPELSELDVVRHYTNLSALNMSIDGNFYPLGSCTMKYNPKRNERLASLPGLGAQHPYQEDSTLQGMLAILHGLQEDLAEIAGLDAVSLQPAAGAQGELTALLVAAAYFRDQEPGRKRTQVLIPDSAHGTNAASAHLAGFETVTVKSDGRGLVDLNDFKAKLTDDVAVFMITNPNTVGLFDPQIGEIAGLLHDRGAFLYLDGANMNAILGVVRPGDMGVDLMHYNPHKTFSGPHGGGGPGAGPIAVRAKLAKYLPSPTVARREDGSFFLDDDHPHSIGRIRAFFGNTGVLFRAYCYIRSQGPDGLKRVAQHAVLNANYLLSLVHDVYPVPCGNRCMHEFVASCRSLARDRGIRAMDVGKRLIDYNFHAPTVYFPLIVSEALMIEPTETESRDTLEAFAKALRAIATEDADMLRDAPFTTPVSRLDEVKAAKTPVLRWTP; this comes from the coding sequence ATGTATAAACTCGATCTCCCCCCCCTCCTGTTCGAGTCGAGCCGCCCCGGCCGGAGCACCGCGATCCTCCCTCCGTCCGACGTGCCGGCCGTCCCGCTCGATCAGTTGATCCCCGCGGACCAGCTCCAGACTTCGCCGCCGTCGCTCCCCGAGCTGAGCGAGCTCGACGTCGTTCGCCACTACACGAACCTCTCGGCGCTCAACATGTCGATCGACGGGAACTTCTACCCGCTCGGCTCGTGCACGATGAAGTACAACCCCAAGCGCAACGAGCGGCTGGCTTCGCTGCCCGGCCTGGGGGCCCAACATCCCTACCAGGAAGACTCGACGCTCCAGGGGATGCTCGCCATCCTCCACGGGCTCCAGGAAGACCTGGCCGAGATCGCCGGGCTCGACGCCGTCAGCCTCCAGCCGGCCGCCGGCGCCCAGGGGGAGCTGACGGCCCTCCTCGTCGCCGCGGCCTACTTCCGCGACCAGGAGCCGGGCCGCAAGCGGACCCAGGTCCTGATCCCGGACAGCGCGCACGGCACGAACGCGGCCTCGGCGCATCTCGCCGGCTTCGAGACCGTCACCGTGAAGAGCGACGGCCGCGGGCTCGTCGACCTGAACGACTTCAAGGCCAAGCTGACCGACGACGTCGCCGTGTTCATGATCACGAACCCGAACACCGTCGGCCTGTTCGACCCCCAGATCGGCGAGATCGCCGGCCTGCTCCACGATCGAGGCGCGTTCCTCTACCTCGACGGCGCGAACATGAACGCCATCCTCGGCGTGGTCCGCCCCGGCGACATGGGCGTCGACCTGATGCACTACAACCCCCACAAGACCTTCTCCGGCCCCCACGGCGGCGGCGGCCCCGGCGCGGGTCCGATCGCCGTCCGGGCCAAGCTCGCCAAATACCTCCCCTCCCCCACGGTGGCCCGTCGCGAGGACGGCTCCTTCTTCCTCGACGACGACCATCCGCATTCGATCGGCCGGATCCGAGCGTTCTTCGGCAACACGGGCGTCCTGTTCCGGGCCTACTGCTACATCCGCAGCCAGGGGCCCGACGGGCTGAAGCGGGTGGCGCAGCACGCGGTCCTGAACGCGAACTACCTGCTGAGCCTCGTCCACGACGTCTACCCCGTCCCGTGCGGGAATCGCTGCATGCACGAGTTCGTCGCGTCTTGCCGCTCGCTCGCGAGAGACCGAGGAATTCGCGCCATGGACGTCGGCAAGCGGCTGATCGATTACAATTTCCACGCGCCCACGGTCTACTTCCCGCTCATCGTGTCGGAAGCCCTGATGATCGAGCCGACCGAGACGGAGAGCCGCGACACGCTCGAAGCGTTCGCCAAGGCGCTCCGGGCGATCGCGACGGAAGACGCCGACATGTTGCGAGACGCCCCCTTCACCACGCCGGTCAGCCGGCTCGACGAGGTCAAGGCCGCCAAGACGCCCGTCCTGCGCTGGACCCCCTGA
- a CDS encoding type II secretion system F family protein, which produces MSHVPDDLDPNEPRRPRPKRDADPGGGPTGSPPEHPPRAGYGDSVFRPSPGVGGPSPSPSRPGPARKSGKAADGTLRQEAVAPGPKWYERILFGRVSSGQLAQFCRQFASYLNAGVDYDRSLVSLGRQFQRTAFGPVLERMRLRIKAGSTLEEATAPEKAVFGSVFQSMIRVAEARGGVPETLRMLSQSYESRQRMIRQARSAMIYPLIVLFMASSIACLMAIFILPMFASLLADISKKAQLPWASRGLLAFSGFVSSGGWWILPLLLFGVPFALLQWYKTPLGRSILDRILLRIPVLGSIFRKLDVSRFARTLSSLLDAGVDVGSSIELTAQALSMTPMREAVESTKLKVLEGRELSVALAPTRQFGPDVIAILESGEETGRLPETLNHLADEYEEQAAHMVKNLGQLIQPLLILILAGFVLFIILAVFLPYIQLITSLAGG; this is translated from the coding sequence ATGAGCCACGTCCCCGACGACCTCGATCCGAACGAGCCCCGAAGACCCCGGCCCAAACGGGACGCCGATCCGGGGGGCGGACCGACCGGGAGCCCCCCCGAGCACCCTCCTCGCGCGGGCTACGGCGACTCCGTCTTCCGGCCCAGTCCCGGCGTGGGAGGCCCCTCGCCTTCGCCCTCGCGGCCGGGACCGGCTCGAAAGTCCGGCAAGGCCGCCGACGGGACGCTCAGGCAAGAGGCCGTCGCGCCGGGGCCCAAGTGGTACGAACGCATCCTCTTCGGCCGCGTCAGCTCCGGTCAACTCGCGCAGTTCTGTCGCCAGTTCGCGTCCTACCTCAACGCCGGAGTGGACTACGACCGATCGCTCGTCAGCCTGGGACGCCAGTTCCAGCGCACGGCCTTCGGACCGGTCCTGGAGCGTATGCGTCTCCGGATCAAGGCCGGATCGACCCTGGAAGAGGCCACGGCACCCGAGAAGGCGGTCTTCGGCTCAGTCTTCCAGAGCATGATCCGCGTGGCCGAGGCGCGCGGAGGCGTCCCCGAGACCCTCCGCATGCTCAGCCAGAGCTACGAATCCCGCCAGCGGATGATCCGCCAGGCGCGATCGGCCATGATCTACCCGCTGATCGTCCTCTTCATGGCCTCGTCCATCGCCTGCCTGATGGCGATCTTCATCCTCCCGATGTTCGCCTCGCTGCTGGCGGACATCAGCAAGAAAGCCCAGCTCCCCTGGGCGAGCCGCGGGCTGCTCGCGTTCAGCGGATTCGTCTCCTCGGGAGGCTGGTGGATCCTCCCACTTCTGCTCTTCGGGGTGCCGTTCGCCCTGCTCCAGTGGTACAAGACGCCACTCGGCAGGAGCATCCTGGACCGGATCCTGCTCCGGATCCCCGTGCTGGGCTCGATTTTCCGAAAGCTCGACGTCAGCCGTTTCGCCCGCACGCTTTCCAGCCTCCTCGACGCGGGGGTGGACGTCGGAAGCTCGATCGAGCTGACCGCCCAGGCGTTGTCCATGACCCCGATGCGCGAGGCCGTCGAATCCACGAAGCTGAAGGTCTTGGAAGGACGGGAGTTGAGCGTCGCGCTGGCGCCGACCCGGCAGTTCGGCCCGGACGTCATCGCCATCCTGGAATCGGGCGAGGAGACGGGTAGGCTCCCCGAGACCCTGAACCACCTCGCGGACGAGTACGAGGAGCAGGCAGCCCACATGGTCAAGAACCTCGGCCAGCTCATCCAGCCGCTGCTCATCCTGATCCTCGCCGGGTTCGTCCTGTTCATCATCCTGGCCGTCTTCCTCCCTTACATCCAGCTCATCACGTCGCTGGCCGGGGGATGA